Genomic segment of Streptosporangium sp. NBC_01755:
GCTGCCCGTGGGCGCCGGCCGGGCGGCACCGGCGGGATCAGTGGGGTGCGTCGGTCCTCTGGTTCTCCGGCCAGCCGGTGCCCGTGTCGTCGTGCTCGTCGCCGTGCCGGCCGTTCGCCGACTGCATGAACGGCAGCCGGTTTCTGGCCGCGTCGCCCACCTTGGTCCTCGCCGCACCGGTGGCCCTGGAGACCTTGGCGCCCATCAGGCCGGCCGTCTCCTGCACGGTGGGGTTGTCGACGACCCGCTGGGCCATCCTCTTGATCTGCTCGTAACGCTCCCGTCCGGCGCGGCTCCCCAGGATGTAGCCGGACGCGAATCCCACCCCGAACATCAACCGATAACGCATGTCCACCTCCACAACCATGTTCCGCCGGCCGCCGTCCTGTGATCACCTGCGGATAGCCACTCGTCTCGCACCTACCCCGGAGTATCGATGCGACACACACCCATGGAGTGCGCTAATCTATTCCTGCGCCGCAAGGAACGGGGAGCACCCGGCCCGACCAGCGCAAAGCGCAATCCCGTGTAGCTCAATCGGCAGAGCAGCCGGCTGTTAACCGGCAGGTTATAGGTTCGAGTCCTATCGCGGGAGCCAGCGTCAAAGCCCCGGAAGCCCAGCTTCCGGGGCTTTTGGCGTCTCACGCCCAGGTTTGGCGTCTCACGCCTGGGTTTGGCGTCCCCCCATGCCCTGATTCGGCGGACAAACCACGGTGAATCACAGAAAATAGGGGAGGCCGTGCCCGGTGTCGCCGCGATCGTGGCGAGTGAACCGGTGCGCGGTCGCCGCGGACAACAGCGATCGCAGCGGGGAAGGGCCGCCGCGTTCAGGGCACCACGCCGCCCGGAACGGTAGTCGTGCTCGTGAGCCACAATGGGTGGTTTTTCTGTGCTGACCTGGCGAAGGTCCCGGCGGCGTGCGCCGGATCCGGCCCACGAGGTCCCCAAGGTCCCCGAGACGCCTCCAGTCGACGTGATGGCGGCGGCCGAGGACTACCTGAGGCTGTTTCACGCGGAGAATCCCGGCACGGGGGTTCTACGGGAGCGCCTGCGCGAGATCCGGCGGGAGATCGCCGACACGGGAACGTACACGCACACCACCGGCGAGCTGATCTTCGGCGCCAGGGTGGCCTGGCGCAACAGCGGCAGATGCATCGGGCGGCTGTACTGGCGCTCGCTGCGGGTGCGCGACCGGCGGCACGTCACCACCGCCGAGGGGGTCGCCGTCGAGTGCGTGAACCACCTGCGGGACGCGGCGCCCGCCCGCCGGATCCGCCCGACGATCACCGTGTTCCCCCAGGACCGACCGGGGGCGCCGGGACCGCGGATCTGGAACGAGCAGCTCATCAGATACGCCGGGTACCCGACGGCGGACGGTTCGGTCGTCGGGGACCCCCGCTACATCGGCTTCACCGCGATGCTGCGCGAGCTGGGCTGGCCCGGCGGCCCCGGAAGCCCCTTCGACGTCCTCCCACTGGCGATCTCGGTCGGGAACAGGCCGCCGCTGCTGTCCGAGATCCCCGGCGACGCCGTGCTGGAGGTCGCGCTCTCGCACCCCAACCACCCGTGGTTCGAGCAGCTGGGGCTGCGCTGGCACGCCGTGCCGGTCATCTCGAACATGTGCCTGGAGATCGGCGGCGTCTGCTACCGGGCGGCGCCGTTCAACGGCTGGTACATGGGCACCGAGATCGGCGCCCGCAACCTGGCCGACGCCGACCGCTACGACCTGATGCCGTTGATCGCACAGCGCCTGGGGCTGAACACCGGCACCGACCGCTCGCTCTGGCGGGACCAGGCGCTGGTGGAGCTGAACGTGGCGGTCCTGCACTCCTTCGAGCGGGCGGGGGTGACGATGACGGACCACCACACCGAGGCCAGGCACTTCCTGATCCACCTGGAGCGCGAGGAGCGGGCAGGCCGGGTCTGCCCCGCGGACTGGACCTGGATCGTGCCGCCCATGTCGGCCTCGGCCACGCCGGTCTTCCACCGCTACTACGAGGACAGGCGGCTGTCACCGAACTTCGTCCACCACGCCGACTCCCTGAGGTGTGCGCTTGGTCACCGGACTGCAACGGGAGGTTAATCCAGGGGAAACGTGCCGGCGGTGCACTTGCAGTGACCCACCGCATGGTGGGGCGCATCTAGGGTTCCGCCGCCGCCGACGCCGGGCGTCACGACCGTGAGGCCGTACGGCGACGGCGCGGGACTGGTCCGAGAGGTGCAGGCGGCCGCGTGGCCGTTCCACGGCGGGACAAAAGCCCGGGAGGCCGGCCGATCCCGGCTGTCCTCCAGCCGGGGTCCGAGCTGATCGGAGCTCCCATGCACTGGCACCCGTCCGCTTCCGACCCCGCCCGCCAGGGCCCCTCCGGCGCGGCCCCCTCGGGCCCCGACAGGTACGGTCCCGAGGCCCGCTTCGCCGTCGACCGCGAGGCCGAGCTGCCCACCACCAACTGGGAGCGCGAGGTCGCCTGGGCCCTGGAGGTGGGCCTGCAGGGCGCCGACTCCATCGTCGACCGGCGCATCCCGACCTTCTCCCGCGGAGAACTGCCGCACTTCGCCGGGATCAACACCTTCCTCAAGGCTCCGTACGTCGAGGACGTGCGGCGCTGCGGCGCGTACGACGTGGCGATCCTGGGCGCGCCGTTCGACGGCGGCACGACCTACCGCTCGGGCACCCGCTTCGGCCCGCAGGGCATCAGGAAGATCTCCGCCCTGTACGGCCCCTACAGCTTCGAGCTGGGGGTGGATCTGCGCGAGTCGATCACGATGGCCGACCTCGGGGACGTGTTCACCATCCCCGGCAACATCGAGAAGACCTTCGACCAGATCTCCAAGGCCGTCTCGCACGTCTACTCCAGCGGGGCGTTCCCGGTCGTGCTGGGAGGCGACCACTCCATCGGTTACCCGACCGTGCGCGGCGTGGCCGAGCACCTGTCGGGCAACCTCGGGATCATCCACTTCGACCGGCACGTGGACACCCAGGAGACCGACCTCGACGAGCGCATGCACACCACGCCGTGGTTCCACGCCACCGACATTCCCAACGTGCCGCCGGAGAACCTGGTGCAGATCGGCATCGGCGGGTGGCAGGCGCCCCGACCTGGGGTAAAGGTCGGTCGTGAGCGCGGCACCACGATCATGACGGTCACCGACTGCGTGGAGATGGGCATCGAGGCGGCGGCCGAGCGCGCGCTGGAGGTCGCCTGGAAGGACGCCGAGGCCGTGTGGCTCTCCTTCGACGTCGACTGCCTGGACGCCGCGTTCGTCCCCGGCACCGGCTGGCCGGAACCCGGCGGCTTCCTGCCGCGCGAGGTCCTGAAGTTCATCCAGATCATCGCCGACGCGGCGCCGCTGGCCGGGATCGAGGTCGTGGAGTGCTCGCCACCCTACGACAACGCGGAGATCACCTCGCTGATCGCCGCCCGCGTCATCTGCGACACCCTCGGCTGCCTGGTCCGTTCCGGGCACCTGCCCAAGAGGAAGGGAACCGCGTGATGCTCCGCCGCCTGCTCGTCTCGCTCTGCCTGCTCGCCGCCTGTGCGGCGTGCGCGTCCACCCCCGGCGGGTCCGCCGGGCCGGCCGCGTCCGGCGAGAAGAAGGCTCTCACCCTGGGCTTCTCCGCCTGGCCCGGCTGGTTCCCCTGGCAGGTCGCCCAGGAGAAGGGGCTGTTCGCCAAGAACGGCATCAAGGTCGAGCTGAAGTACTTCGACAGCTACACCGACAGCCTGACCGCGCTGGCCACCGGCAACGTCGACGCCAACAGCCAGACGCTCAACGACACCCTCGCCTCGGTGTCCGGCGGGGCGAAGCAGACGATCGTGCTGGTCAACGACAACTCCACCGGCAACGACCAGATCATCGCCAGGTCCGGCATCTCCACGGTGGCCGACCTGAAGGGCAGGACCGTCGCGGCCGAGCAGGGCACCGTCGACCACTATCTGCTGCTGCTCGCGCTGCGGAAGGCGGGGCTGACCGAGAAGGACGTCACCTTCAAGCCGCTGCCGACGGACGCCGCCGCGGCGGCCTTCAAGGCGGGCCAGGTGGACGCGGTCGGCGTGTTCGCGCCCTTCACCACCACCGCCCTGGGGCTGCCGGGTTCCACGGCCATCGCCACCTCCAAGGACTTCCCCGGCGCGATCCCCGACCACCTGGTGGTGGCCGGCTCGCTGGTCGCCGAGCGGCCGCAGGAGGTGCAGGCACTGGTGAAGACCTGGTTCGAGACCCTGGAGTGGATCGCGGCCAACAGAGCGGAAGCCACCGCGATCATGGCCAGGCGGGCGGGGGTGAACGAGGCCGACTACGCGAGCTACGACGCGGGAACCACGATCTTCTCCCTGGCCGACAACCTGGCCGCCTTCGAGCCCGGCGACACCGACGACCACCTCGACCACCAGGCCGCCCTGATCGCGAAGTTCCTCGTCGCGTCGGGCCTGGCCGACACCGAGCCGTCGCTGGACGGTCTTTTCGAGCCAAGGTTCGTCAGGAGCCTCAAGCCGTGAGTGCGGGAGCGCCGATATGGAGAGCACACCGGGCGACGACCGATTGTGGCCGGGGCGGGTTCAGCTCGCCCTGCTCGCCACCAGGAAGGTCGCGGCAGTCATGAGCGTGAGGACCGCGGAGTCCGTCGCGCCCCCCGAGGTGGGGCGGCGAGCCTGGGAGCCGCTGCCCCGGCGCGCGGGCCGGCCGGGTCCGGCCTGGAAGCGGAGCTCCGGGGTGTCCGTCCGTGCCCGCTGGGGTCTGCGGGCGGCCTCGGTACTGGTCCCGCTCGCCCTCTGGACCGTCGTCAGCATGGCGGAACTGGTCGATCCGACCTTCCTGCCGTCCCCGCTGGCCGTCCTGGAGGCGTTCGCGGAGATGCTGGGCACCGGCCTGCTGCTCGACGACACCCTCGCCAGCCTCGGCCGGGTCGGGGCCGGGTTCGGGCTGGCGGTGGCGATCTCGGTGCCGGTGGGCGTCGCGATGGGCACCTCGGCCGTGGCACTGGCCCTGCTGGAACCGGCGGTCGGCCTGCTCCGCTACATGCCGGCCGCCGCGTTCATTCCCCTGCTGATCATCTGGCTGGGCCTCGGCGAGCCGTCCAAGGTCGCGATTCTGCTGCTGGGCGTGGTGTTCTTCAACACGCTGATGGTCGCCGACGCCGTACGGCGGGTGCCGGGCGAGCTCGGCCAGGCGGCAGCCACCCTGGGCGCCCGGCGTGGCGAGATCCTCAGGAAGGTGATCTGGCCGTACGCGCTCCCGGCGGTGGTGGACGCGGCGCGGATCAACGCCGCCGCCGCGTGGAACTTCGTGGTGGTGGCCGAGCTGATCGCCGCCGAGTCCGGGCTCGGCTACCGGATCATCCGGGCCCAGCGGTTCCTGCAGACCGACAAGATCTTCGCGGTGCTCATCGTGATCGGGGTGGTCGGCCTGCTGATCGACGTCGTGCTGCGCGTGCTGCGCGACCGTCTCGGAAGGTGGACGGCATGACCCTCGTGCTGCGCGGCGTGGCCAAGGACTACGGGACCACCCGCGTCCTGGACGGCATCGACCTGTCGATGGAGCCGGGCGAGTTCGTGTGCGTGGTCGGGGCGAGCGGCTCGGGCAAGTCGACGCTGCTGTCGCTGATCGCCGGGCTCTCCCCGGCCAGCGCGGGCTCCATCACGCTCGGCGGGGCACCCGTCGTCGGCCCCGGTCCCGAGCGCGGGCTGGTCTTCCAGTCGGGAGCGCTGTTCCCCTTCCTCACCGTCGCCGAGAACGTGGCCTTCGGACTGCGGCTGCTGCCGATCTCCGGGGCCGACCGGGAACGGCGGGTTCGCTGGTATCTCGGCGAGGTCGGGCTGTCGTCCCTGGCGGACGCGCTGCCCCGGCAGCTGTCCGGTGGGCAGCGCCAGCGGGTGGCGATCGCCAGGGCGCTGGCGTGCGAGCCGGCCGTGCTCCTGCTCGACGAGCCGTTCGGGGCGCTGGACGTGCAGACCAAGGAGGACATGCAGCTCTTCCTGCGCGAGGTGTGGCGCGACACGGGCACGACCGTGCTGATGGTCACCCACGACGTGGAGGAGGCGGTCCTGCTCGCCCAGCGGGTCCTCGTCTTCGCCTGCGGGCCCGGCAGGGTCGCCGCCGAGGTCCCGATCGACCTGCCCGCCTACCGGGCCCTCGCCGTCAAGCGGACCTCCCTCTTCCTGGGCCTGCGCGCCACCGTCGAGGACCTGGTCCGCTCGCACATGCTGACACCTGGGAAGGAAAAGGTGTAGAACGACATTCTGTGGCTCTCCGGGCGGGGAGCTCCTGTGGCTCTCCGGGCGGGGAGCTCCTGTGGCTCTCCGGATGGGGAGCTCCTGTGGCTCTCCGGATGGGGAGCTCCTGTGGCTCTCCGGATGGGGAGCTCCTGTGCGGGAGCGCCCCGAGGGCTTCCGGGAGGGAGAGGCGATGGTCGACTCCTTCACCCGGCCGGACTTCGCCGAGGGCGTCGCCGGCTTCCCGCCGCTGTAGTCGCTACGACGCTCTCAGCTGTAGTCGCTACGGCGCTCTCAGCTGACCAGGGTGAGCCAGTGCGGGGCGGTGTCGAAGGGGGCCGTGCGGGCGGCGACGGCCTCCATCAGCCAGGCGGCCGAGGCGCGGGCGCTCCGGACGACCTCGGGCGGGTAGGCGTACCTGACCCTGTGCTCCTCGAACTCGTCCTCGTCGTCCAGGAAGACCCGGCTGGTGCGGCCCCTCGCCAGATCGCGGCGCGTCCGGATCACATCCAGGTCCAGGTCGATCATGGTGACCTCGCCGTCTCCCCATATCGGCACCGTGGAGATGTCGCAGTAGATCTCGTGCTTGTGCGGGGCGGTGTTGAAGGCCGCGGTCCACCAGGCGTCGTGGGGGAAGAGCATCACGAACGGGTGAGGCCAGGCGATCTCGGGTCCGTCCCCCTTGCGACCGCTGGAATTGGCCACGCAACCGGTCCATACCCCGTGCTCGTCCTCGCCGAGCAGCAGGCCGCGGTGGTGCCAGTGCAGCGATCCGTCGTACTTGCGGTAGACCACATTCACCGTCTCATAGGGCATTCCCCGACAATAAGGCTTGACAGAGATCTATGTATTTCCTACTTTATAAGTAGGTTACGAGCGTCAGTGCGGAGCCCCGGCTGGCTGACCGGCAACCCTCGCACCGCGGCGGGGTGCCCCCGGGGGAGACCTGGCGGCACGGTCGGCGTGCCGCAAGCGCGGACCCCCTCACCGGGGTCACCGAGACATGCCCGGGAGAGCCACATGTCGAAGATCAGCACATCGAACCAGGCGAGCCCCGCCGGCCTCGACACCTGCCGCCCCTTCCCCGGGATTCCCGCCGAGCCGGGGCAGTGGCACCGCAGAGCCGCCGTATGAGCGCCTCGATCGCCGTCGTCGGCGCCGGCCCGACGGGCACCTGCCTGGTGGAGCGCATCTGCGCCAACGCCGCCGACCTGCTCGGCTGGCCCTCGCTGGACGTCCACGTGATCGACCCCCACCCGCCGGGCGGCGGCCGCGTCTGGCGCCGTGACCAGCCCGACCTGCTCTGGATGAACTCCGCCGCCGCCGACGTGACGCTCTTCACCGATGAGTCGGTGCGCTGTGAGGGGCCGATCCGTTCAGGCCCCACGCTGGCCGAGTGGCTCGGCGGGGACCCCGGCACCTTCGCCTCCCGTCCGGCCCAGAACGGCTACCTCTCCCACGTCTTCAGGCACGCGGTGGCGACCGCACCGCGCGGGGTCCGGGTGCACGTGCACCCCACCCGCGCCGTCGATCTCGCGGACATCCCCGGCGGTCAGGCGGTGCTGCTGCAGGACGGCCGGACGATCGAGGCCGACGCGGTGATCCTGGCTCAGGGGCACGGCGACGTGATCCCGAACGGGGAGGAGCGGGCGCTGGCCGACCTGGCCGCGCGCGACGGGCTGCGCTACCTGCCCACCGCGCCGGCCAGCGGCCCGGCCAGGGCCATGCCGAGGGGCGTCAGCCCGATGGAGAGCAGCCAGTCGTACGCGGACACCCGTGAGATCGCCTCGGTGGGGATGTGTTCCTGCACGGCGGTCTCCCAGAGCGGGGACATGAACGCCAGACCGCCGGTCATCAGCCCGTAGGTCGAGGTCGAGGTCGAGGTCGAGGTCCGTGCCGGAGGCGGATTCGGAGGCCGGGACGGGCTCGGAGCGCGGAAAACCGCATGTCGAACCGGGGAACGGATCGCTAGCATGAGAACATGACTTTCCTGGTGATGCTCTCCCCCTGAAACCGGGGTCG
This window contains:
- a CDS encoding YtxH domain-containing protein, whose translation is MRYRLMFGVGFASGYILGSRAGRERYEQIKRMAQRVVDNPTVQETAGLMGAKVSRATGAARTKVGDAARNRLPFMQSANGRHGDEHDDTGTGWPENQRTDAPH
- a CDS encoding nitric oxide synthase oxygenase, which produces MLTWRRSRRRAPDPAHEVPKVPETPPVDVMAAAEDYLRLFHAENPGTGVLRERLREIRREIADTGTYTHTTGELIFGARVAWRNSGRCIGRLYWRSLRVRDRRHVTTAEGVAVECVNHLRDAAPARRIRPTITVFPQDRPGAPGPRIWNEQLIRYAGYPTADGSVVGDPRYIGFTAMLRELGWPGGPGSPFDVLPLAISVGNRPPLLSEIPGDAVLEVALSHPNHPWFEQLGLRWHAVPVISNMCLEIGGVCYRAAPFNGWYMGTEIGARNLADADRYDLMPLIAQRLGLNTGTDRSLWRDQALVELNVAVLHSFERAGVTMTDHHTEARHFLIHLEREERAGRVCPADWTWIVPPMSASATPVFHRYYEDRRLSPNFVHHADSLRCALGHRTATGG
- a CDS encoding agmatinase family protein, with the translated sequence MHWHPSASDPARQGPSGAAPSGPDRYGPEARFAVDREAELPTTNWEREVAWALEVGLQGADSIVDRRIPTFSRGELPHFAGINTFLKAPYVEDVRRCGAYDVAILGAPFDGGTTYRSGTRFGPQGIRKISALYGPYSFELGVDLRESITMADLGDVFTIPGNIEKTFDQISKAVSHVYSSGAFPVVLGGDHSIGYPTVRGVAEHLSGNLGIIHFDRHVDTQETDLDERMHTTPWFHATDIPNVPPENLVQIGIGGWQAPRPGVKVGRERGTTIMTVTDCVEMGIEAAAERALEVAWKDAEAVWLSFDVDCLDAAFVPGTGWPEPGGFLPREVLKFIQIIADAAPLAGIEVVECSPPYDNAEITSLIAARVICDTLGCLVRSGHLPKRKGTA
- a CDS encoding ABC transporter substrate-binding protein, with protein sequence MLRRLLVSLCLLAACAACASTPGGSAGPAASGEKKALTLGFSAWPGWFPWQVAQEKGLFAKNGIKVELKYFDSYTDSLTALATGNVDANSQTLNDTLASVSGGAKQTIVLVNDNSTGNDQIIARSGISTVADLKGRTVAAEQGTVDHYLLLLALRKAGLTEKDVTFKPLPTDAAAAAFKAGQVDAVGVFAPFTTTALGLPGSTAIATSKDFPGAIPDHLVVAGSLVAERPQEVQALVKTWFETLEWIAANRAEATAIMARRAGVNEADYASYDAGTTIFSLADNLAAFEPGDTDDHLDHQAALIAKFLVASGLADTEPSLDGLFEPRFVRSLKP
- a CDS encoding ABC transporter permease; the encoded protein is MESTPGDDRLWPGRVQLALLATRKVAAVMSVRTAESVAPPEVGRRAWEPLPRRAGRPGPAWKRSSGVSVRARWGLRAASVLVPLALWTVVSMAELVDPTFLPSPLAVLEAFAEMLGTGLLLDDTLASLGRVGAGFGLAVAISVPVGVAMGTSAVALALLEPAVGLLRYMPAAAFIPLLIIWLGLGEPSKVAILLLGVVFFNTLMVADAVRRVPGELGQAAATLGARRGEILRKVIWPYALPAVVDAARINAAAAWNFVVVAELIAAESGLGYRIIRAQRFLQTDKIFAVLIVIGVVGLLIDVVLRVLRDRLGRWTA
- a CDS encoding ABC transporter ATP-binding protein; this encodes MTLVLRGVAKDYGTTRVLDGIDLSMEPGEFVCVVGASGSGKSTLLSLIAGLSPASAGSITLGGAPVVGPGPERGLVFQSGALFPFLTVAENVAFGLRLLPISGADRERRVRWYLGEVGLSSLADALPRQLSGGQRQRVAIARALACEPAVLLLDEPFGALDVQTKEDMQLFLREVWRDTGTTVLMVTHDVEEAVLLAQRVLVFACGPGRVAAEVPIDLPAYRALAVKRTSLFLGLRATVEDLVRSHMLTPGKEKV
- a CDS encoding DUF402 domain-containing protein, whose product is MPYETVNVVYRKYDGSLHWHHRGLLLGEDEHGVWTGCVANSSGRKGDGPEIAWPHPFVMLFPHDAWWTAAFNTAPHKHEIYCDISTVPIWGDGEVTMIDLDLDVIRTRRDLARGRTSRVFLDDEDEFEEHRVRYAYPPEVVRSARASAAWLMEAVAARTAPFDTAPHWLTLVS
- a CDS encoding FAD/NAD(P)-binding protein — protein: MSASIAVVGAGPTGTCLVERICANAADLLGWPSLDVHVIDPHPPGGGRVWRRDQPDLLWMNSAAADVTLFTDESVRCEGPIRSGPTLAEWLGGDPGTFASRPAQNGYLSHVFRHAVATAPRGVRVHVHPTRAVDLADIPGGQAVLLQDGRTIEADAVILAQGHGDVIPNGEERALADLAARDGLRYLPTAPASGPARAMPRGVSPMESSQSYADTREIASVGMCSCTAVSQSGDMNARPPVISP